A single genomic interval of Daucus carota subsp. sativus chromosome 1, DH1 v3.0, whole genome shotgun sequence harbors:
- the LOC108210744 gene encoding transcription factor EGL1 — MAEILRKQLALAVKKIQWSYAIFWAISSSQNGVLEWDDGYYNGDIKTRKTIQAEQLNVDQLGLQRTEQLRELYESLLDAENNRHSARPSAALSPEDLTDTEWYFLICMSFVFNSGQGLPGRSLAKNQTTWLCNANYADSKVFNRVLLAKSALIQTVVCFPYSDGVIEIGTTDLVSEDPSIVQHIKSFLGTPGAIFESVADADLNPDTEWEKGNMCSSNGSLEEVEPNYQAKESLVAERLDDGTSQQKSWQLMDGEISNTFLDSGDSSDCISETFIAPEKTVPQQDKYNKVDENRLLELQGSKDMELTSVEILEDDINYQGIVSTLLKTSHQLIMGPCFKSSIKDSCFVRWKKGRSPCKYKSGGTSQRLLKKVLYEVPVKHNDGKIRKPESFESDTNHAPEERRQREKMQEKFMILRSIVPSTGKVDNVSLLDETIEYLRNLEKRVEGLESQKELVDVEARRGKRIFNVIESTSDNYGDMRVSYSKKQVLNKRKGSGTNAMNAINQLHQEDNKTDDVKVSKTGKGIVIEIECPWREELFVDIMGAINNLHLDSHSVQSSKIDGNLSLTINSKVKGSTMPSVNIIRQALQRVTRKS; from the exons ATGGCAGAGATCCTGAGAAAGCAGCTGGCTCTTGCTGTTAAGAAGATTCAGTGGAGCTATGCAATTTTCTGGGCCATTTCATCATCACAGAATGG GGTATTGGAGTGGGATGATGGGTACTACAATGGAGATATAAAGACGCGAAAAACAATTCAAGCAGAACAGTTAAATGTTGATCAGCTTGGATTACAAAGGACTGAGCAATTGAGAGAACTTTATGAGTCCCTCCTGGATGCCGAAAACAACAGACACTCTGCAAGGCCTTCTGCTGCATTATCTCCTGAAGATCTTACTGATACCGAGTGGTATTTCTTGATATGCATGTCGTTTGTGTTCAATAGTGGCCAAGG GTTGCCTGGGAGATCATTAGCAAAAAATCAAACCACTTGGTTGTGCAATGCAAATTATGCAGATAGCAAAGTGTTTAATCGTGTTCTGCTTGCAAAG AGTGCATTGATTCAG ACAGTTGTATGCTTTCCATATTCAGATGGCGTAATTGAAATTGGTACAACTGACCTG GTTTCAGAGGATCCTAGTATAGTCCAGCACATAAAATCTTTCTTGGGGACTCCAGGGGCAATTTTTGAGAGTGTTGCTGATGCCGATCTGAACCCAGATACTGAATGGGAAAAAGGCAACATGTGCTCCTCAAATGGTAGTTTAGAAGAAGTTGAGCCAAATTATCAGGCAAAGGAATCACTAGTGGCTGAACGCCTTGATGATGGCACCTCTCAGCAAAAAAGCTGGCAATTAATGGATGGTGAAATCAGTAACACTTTCCTCGACTCTGGAGATTCCAGTGACTGTATATCCGAAACCTTTATAGCCCCTGAAAAGACTGTCCCTCAACAAGATAAATATAACAAGGTTGATGAAAACCGTCTACTTGAGCTTCAAGGCTCCAAGGATATGGAACTGACCTCAGTTGAGATTCTGGAAGATGATATCAACTACCAAGGTATTGTGTCCACCCTTCTGAAGACTTCCCACCAATTGATTATGGGACCATGTTTCAAAAGCAGTATAAAAGATTCATGCTTTGTTAGATGGAAAAAAGGCAGATCCCCGTGTAAATACAAGTCAGGTGGAACTTCTCAAAGATTGCTGAAAAAGGTACTGTACGAAGTTCCTGTAAAGCATAACGATGGTAAAATAAGGAAACCAGAGAGTTTTGAATCTGATACAAACCATGCACCAGAAGAGAGAAGGCAAAGAGAAAAGATGCAGGAAAAGTTTATGATTCTTAGATCGATAGTACCTTCAACTGGCAAG GTTGACAATGTGTCATTGCTTGATGAGACTATAGAATACCTTAGAAATCTTGAGAAAAGGGTTGAGGGATTAGAATCTCAGAAAGAGCTTGTAGACGTAGAAGCAAGAAGGGGAAAGAGAATTTTTAATGTCATAGAGAGTACTTCTGATAACTATGGCGACATGAGAGTAAGTTACAGCAAGAAGCAGGTGCTGAATAAGAGGAAGGGTTCTGGTACCAACGCTATGAATGCTATAAACCAATTGCATCAGGAAGACAATAAGACTGACGACGTGAAAGTTTCTAAAACAGGGAAGGGCATTGTCATAGAGATTGAATGTCCTTGGCGAGAGGAGTTGTTTGTAGATATCATGGGCGCAATAAACAACCTTCATTTGGATTCTCACTCGGTTCAATCTTCCAAGATTGATGGAAACCTTTCTTTGACGATTAACTCTAAG GTGAAAGGATCAACTATGCCATCTGTAAATATAATAAGACAAGCACTTCAACGAGTTACCAGAAAGTCCTAA